Proteins co-encoded in one Opitutus terrae PB90-1 genomic window:
- a CDS encoding LysE family translocator has product MDIFLKGLAMGFCIAAPVGPIGLLCIRRSAIDGRAAGFVTGLGAATADALYGLIAALGITAVTHFLVDHRTAIHWFGGLFLVYLGISLARAKPAATTAAPVHARSLAGAYVSTFALTLANPATVLAFVAIFAGLGIGVTASGVTPAAVLVAGVFLGSAVWWLLLSTGANWLGTKVGAHRLHVINLASGTLIALFGAWQLASLVLTLG; this is encoded by the coding sequence ATCTTTCTGAAAGGTCTGGCGATGGGCTTTTGCATCGCGGCGCCGGTCGGGCCGATCGGGCTGTTGTGCATCCGCCGCTCGGCGATCGATGGTCGCGCCGCCGGCTTCGTCACCGGGCTGGGTGCAGCCACCGCGGATGCGCTTTACGGACTCATCGCCGCGTTGGGCATCACCGCCGTCACTCATTTCCTCGTCGATCACCGCACGGCGATTCACTGGTTCGGCGGTCTGTTTCTGGTGTATCTCGGAATATCGCTGGCGCGGGCCAAGCCCGCTGCGACGACCGCCGCGCCGGTGCATGCCCGCAGTCTCGCAGGCGCCTACGTGTCGACGTTCGCCCTCACGCTGGCCAATCCCGCGACAGTCCTCGCCTTCGTGGCGATTTTTGCCGGGCTCGGCATCGGCGTGACAGCCTCCGGCGTCACTCCCGCGGCCGTGCTCGTCGCCGGCGTCTTCCTTGGTTCCGCCGTCTGGTGGCTGCTGCTCAGCACCGGGGCGAACTGGCTGGGCACCAAGGTGGGCGCCCACCGGCTCCACGTGATCAATCTCGCCTCCGGCACCTTGATCGCGCTCTTCGGTGCCTGGCAGCTCGCCAGCCTCGTGCTGACGCTCGGCTGA
- a CDS encoding DUF4870 domain-containing protein: MLAHLTALCGFIIPLGNIIGPLLVWQIKKHEIPEVVVHAKEALNFQITCFIYLVISALLIFIVIGFPLMFAVGVFNLVCVIIAGLKANDGKPWQYPITIRFLK; the protein is encoded by the coding sequence ATGCTGGCCCACCTCACCGCCCTCTGCGGATTCATCATTCCCCTCGGCAACATCATCGGCCCGCTGCTCGTCTGGCAGATCAAAAAGCACGAGATTCCCGAGGTGGTCGTTCACGCCAAGGAAGCGCTCAATTTCCAGATCACCTGCTTCATCTACCTGGTGATCTCCGCCCTGCTGATCTTCATCGTGATCGGCTTCCCGTTGATGTTCGCCGTCGGCGTATTCAATCTGGTGTGCGTCATCATCGCCGGCCTGAAGGCGAACGACGGGAAACCCTGGCAGTATCCCATCACGATTCGGTTCCTGAAGTAA
- a CDS encoding metalloregulator ArsR/SmtB family transcription factor: MNASWDILKTLSDPTRLRLLALLVREELSVAELQEILGMGQSRVSSQLALLRQVDLVTDRRDGKKAFYSIRSNLPPRTLALLKSAIDSVSELAVINEDRENLDRILQKRRRTQEQYFNLIAGRLGKNYCPGRSWEAIGHLALRLTPAIDIADLGAGEGLLSQLLAARARQVWCIDNSPRMVEVGTTLARKNNLANLSYKLGDIEHVPLGDRSVDLAILSQALHHAQHPQTAVNEAFRILRPGGQLLVLDLNEHHFEKARELYADVWLGFKESALHGFLKKAGFTKVEVTAVAKETTEPSFETLLAAGLKPGK, translated from the coding sequence GTGAACGCCTCCTGGGACATCCTCAAAACTCTCTCCGATCCCACCCGCCTCCGGCTGCTTGCGCTCCTCGTGCGCGAAGAGCTGTCCGTCGCCGAGCTGCAGGAAATCCTCGGCATGGGCCAGTCGCGGGTGTCGTCGCAACTCGCGCTGCTGCGCCAGGTCGACCTCGTCACCGACCGCCGCGATGGCAAGAAGGCGTTCTACTCCATCCGGAGCAACCTCCCGCCGCGAACGCTCGCGCTGCTGAAGTCCGCCATCGATTCCGTCTCAGAGCTGGCAGTGATCAACGAGGACCGGGAAAACCTGGACCGCATCCTGCAAAAACGGCGGCGCACGCAGGAGCAGTATTTCAATCTCATCGCCGGCCGGTTGGGCAAAAATTACTGCCCGGGCCGCTCGTGGGAAGCGATCGGCCACCTCGCGCTGCGGCTCACACCCGCGATCGACATCGCCGATCTCGGTGCAGGCGAAGGCCTGCTGTCGCAGCTGCTCGCCGCGCGCGCGCGGCAGGTGTGGTGCATCGACAACTCGCCGCGGATGGTCGAGGTCGGCACGACGCTCGCGCGGAAAAACAACCTCGCCAATCTCTCCTACAAGCTCGGCGACATCGAGCACGTGCCGCTCGGCGATCGCTCCGTCGACCTCGCGATCCTGTCGCAGGCGCTGCATCACGCGCAGCATCCGCAGACCGCGGTGAACGAGGCCTTCCGCATCCTGCGCCCCGGCGGCCAGCTGCTGGTGCTCGATCTCAACGAGCACCATTTCGAAAAAGCCCGCGAGCTCTACGCCGATGTCTGGCTCGGCTTCAAGGAGAGTGCGCTGCACGGTTTCCTGAAGAAAGCCGGGTTCACCAAAGTCGAGGTGACTGCCGTTGCGAAGGAAACGACCGAACCCAGTTTCGAAACCCTCCTCGCCGCCGGCCTGAAGCCCGGCAAGTGA
- a CDS encoding EamA family transporter: MPVTPSAWFTWALLSAVFAALTAIFAKIGLQGVDSDFATLIRTCLIFFVLAAFVFFAGKWSNPLALSSKTWTFLTLSALATGASWVCYFRALKLGDASKVAPVDKLSVILVALIAVLFLGERPSNREWFGIALVSLGVFVLGFKR, from the coding sequence ATGCCCGTCACCCCTTCCGCTTGGTTCACGTGGGCCCTCCTTTCGGCGGTGTTCGCCGCACTCACCGCGATCTTCGCGAAGATCGGCCTGCAGGGCGTGGATTCCGACTTTGCCACGCTCATCCGCACCTGCCTGATCTTTTTTGTCCTCGCGGCGTTTGTTTTCTTCGCCGGCAAGTGGTCCAACCCGCTGGCGCTTTCGTCCAAAACTTGGACTTTTCTCACGCTCTCCGCGCTGGCCACCGGCGCGTCCTGGGTCTGCTACTTTCGCGCGCTCAAGCTCGGGGACGCCTCCAAGGTCGCGCCGGTCGACAAGCTTAGCGTCATCCTGGTGGCGTTGATCGCGGTGCTTTTTCTCGGCGAGCGGCCGAGCAACCGCGAATGGTTCGGCATCGCGCTGGTGAGCCTCGGCGTCTTCGTCCTCGGCTTCAAACGCTGA
- a CDS encoding YgaP family membrane protein yields MKTNVGSFDAAVRFVAGCALLMLGHHYIGWWGLLGLIPIVNAATGFCLVYAALGISTTACDQEIRTARVQHPRMRVDARRHHH; encoded by the coding sequence ATGAAAACGAACGTTGGATCCTTCGATGCGGCGGTGCGATTCGTGGCCGGATGTGCGCTGCTCATGCTCGGCCACCATTACATTGGTTGGTGGGGGCTGCTCGGGTTGATCCCGATCGTGAACGCCGCCACCGGATTTTGCCTCGTGTACGCGGCGCTGGGGATTTCGACCACCGCGTGCGATCAGGAAATCAGGACGGCGCGAGTGCAACATCCGCGGATGCGGGTCGACGCACGGCGGCATCACCACTGA